tgtgagattcatgaaaataatgttatgtttgctagtactagaatagataatatttacctacttgatttaacaagtcttaaagaaaattgtgaaacatgctttatgactttagatgatagtgcatggttatggcatagaaaattaggacatgctagcatgagtacacttgctaaactctctAGAAGGAATCTTCttagaggacttccaaagttAAGATTTGAAAGAGAGTTTCAATGCAAAgcatgtgcacttggtaagcatacaaaatcatcttttaaataaaaaaatattgtaactacgtctagaccattggagttattacatcttgatctttttggtccaatcacacctagaagtctaggaggcaaggcatatacttttgtaattgttgatgatttttcaagattcacatggactttctttcttgctcataaagatgaaacctttgatatatttgaagctttttgcaaaagaactcaaaatgaaaaaggttattgcattacatttttgAGGAGTGATCAcggaaaataatttgaaaatagtttgtttgaaaatttctgctctcaaaatggtatttatcatacatttttagctcctagaactccacaacaaaatggagttgttgaaagaaaaaatagatctttgcaagaaatgacaaGAACAATACTGAATGAaaacagtttaccaaaatatttatATGTAGAAGTTGTAAATACAACATGCtacattttgaacagagttttcattagagctattttaaagaaaactccttatgaacttttgaaaggaagaaaacctaatattgcatattttcatgtctttggttgcaaatgttacattttgaataacaaagacaacaatctcaagaaatttgatgctaaatattgtaaaggaatatttctaggttattcaacaaatagcaaagcatataggattttcaatatAAAAAccttgaccatggaagaatcaatgcatatactttttgatgatgccaACACTttcttgcaaaggaaagattcttgtgatgatgaaattgagcagattctaaattcaaagaattcaaataaagatgagcttgattcaaaataactagtggaggatgatcaaaatgacaaagaagaagaacttccttgctccacaaatgtttaaattcaagaagactcccaATCAAATGTAGAAGAattacaaattgaggaacctcaacatcaagacattccacaagaatggaggtaccatagaaatcattccaaagatgacattcttgatagtccatcacaaagaatgatgacaagaactcaacttagaagatattttggtaatgttgcttttgtttctcaatttgaacccaaaacatatgatgatgctcaaaatgatgaaaattggctttttgctatgaaagaggaattaaatcaatttgaaagaaataaagtgtggacacttgttcctaaacctaaaaagcattctgttattggaactaaatgggtattttgGAATAAGATGGAAGAAAAAGGACATgtaattagaaataaagctagactagtagctcaaggatacaaccaagaggaaggtattgattttgatgaaacctttgctccggttgctagaattgaagttaTTAGAATGTTGtatgcatttgcatgttttaagaatttcatactttatcaaatagatgttaaaagtgcattcttaaatggatatattgacgaagaagtttatgtggctcaacctcctagttttgaagaccctcattttccaaatcatgtttacaagcttactaaagctctctatggtttaaagcaagctcctagagcatggtatgagagacttagtaaatttttgcttcaaaatgattttaaaagaggaaaagtagatactactcttttcattaagaaactaggaaaagacatgcttattatgcaaatctatgtagatgatattatttttggtgctactaaccattctctttgtaagaaattttccaatatgatgaaaagtgaatttgaaatgagtatgatgggtgaacttactttcttccttggattgcaaattaaacaaatgaaagatggaatttttataaatcagtccaagtacataaaggatatgctaaagaagttcaaaatggaagATATGAAAAGCATCGGAACTCCCAGGAGCTCAACAgttaaattggagaaagatgaaaaaggtaaagagataGATATAAAGAGGGAGAGATGAATGAGTAATCTTGTTAGTAATCTTGTTGGTATAACTTGTgattgatatagtttgtgattaatatattgtgcatattgtgcatatttagttagtatttTAGTTACACTTGCCTAAAACTCCTTGAGAcagaaaatgcttatgaatatttcattgaaattattaagggggagttatttgtgattaaatgttgatataagcacatacatagggggaaTTATTTCaacatatacattcatacacatactcacacttgtCAATATTTACATAGTGATTCGATTgaattttgtcatcatcaaaaagagagagattgttgaccccacaagctcaaaggagcatagattttgatgataccaaaactcaaccagaatcaaactaatattattttaagtgttgtgcttcttaaagaacaaagaaaaagacccaaggatttcatgatggattcgtgcttttgaagaaaggatgacattttaagataacacaagacgaatcaaaggagataaaagaagaaaaggttaccttccaaagATGCATTGAAGATTaaatttgaaggtacatatagtatagaagttagttttaacttttaggattgtttgtgaaaagaattgaggagtagaagtcaatgatacttattttcaatccctcaaaagattttcttttaaatatcttcAATGGTCTAAAAGCATTTGATTATGATTTGGCataaagttttaaagttttcaaagttatgcagaaaagttttcctggtaagctaactggtttgctactttttCCAGTAAGCTAATTGTCTCATCTCTGCACAACATcacagaaaaagacaaaataatggctatttttcttgaaattcgaaattgtaacattcaaatgagttctcaaacggtcaaaaacgttccaaagctataaatacacctatccttggccattttgcacttaatgaaagtctctctaTTGTTCCTAATCCTTTAagatcataaaagctttcattcaaagtgctcaaagtgttttattgctcatcattggcttacctactcatctcttctttatagattctgttgtattgagtaagagtgagttttaaatactttattatcatttatgagaggtcattcaagcacctattgaagcttgattgtgaaaagtgtttgggataacacttagtAGAAGTgtaaagctacttgtaaaagcttttgtGAGaaaatttgtaaagggcttttgtctcttgcctttaaaagagaagattagTAGAGTAAAGACTCAAAGTGAGATTTTTGGGAGAGTGGATGTAGActagttgagccgaaccactataaaaattcagtgttcaattttcttaacctttactctttacatttatgcattttaactttctGATTGAGatacttttgctgatatgaaagttgatatTGTTTATTGTTAATCTTGTTGCAAACTGAGAAAATTGATTTACTGCTGAATCTGCTGATACTTGATTTAATTTGCTTATTGTTTTATTTGCTGTCAATAAATATATCTGGTATACTGCTCTATTAACTGTGTTGTAAACTTATTCAGATTACTGAAATTTCTACTTAATGTCAATATAttttgttagatcagtataccGATTGTTTATGACCCAACTTTGAATCAATTTATCAATAGAGTTGTATTATTTATATTTcacattaaaaaattatattgaatcaagctgtaattttttaaaaattttgagcaagaatgaaaaattaattttaatgtctaATTCACCccatcttggacatattttgagaCATCACAACCCATTGATAACATTGGCCCCATTATTCGCCGCCCTCTCTCGCAAGTAAGAATCGAGCACCTCCCGTCTCACCATCCCAATGTACTCGTGAGGCTTCAGCGTTTTCCCAATGTCCACAGCGATGTTGGAAGGGGAAATCATCTTCATCTTGGTCACCTTGCGGTCTATGATGTCCATTGGCAGGTCGAACTCGCCCACCATGCAAAGAGGAATGGCCCCACCGCATGGCTTGCAGTTATCGAGCTTGCGTTTGATGAGGTACGTCTCGATGCCACCTTTAGCGAGGGTATCGGCTGCTGCTCCACCAGCGGGGCCACCGCCAATGACTGCCACTCGTAGGTTGCGGTTTTGGATCTTGGGGCTGGATTTGCTGGCGGTCATTTGAAGACGGCGGTGGCAGTGGTTGAGAAGGGAAATGGTGGGTACTTGGGTTTGGAGTTTGGGAGGTTCAGCGGAGGAATGGCGGAGTCCCGTGAAGGATTTGAAAGCGATAGAGGAAGTCATTTTGGGCGTGAGAGTTGAGACTTCTGATGGAGGAGTGAAGTGCGAAGCGAAGGTTATAGTTGGCAGTTGGATTTTGTTGAAGAATTTGAGGGTGGATACGGTTAGGGATAGGATGAATGGAATGAAGGGTGGCGATTGGATGTGGATAATGAGGATAGAATATAGGGGATGGGGATGATTTTTctactttgttttattttatttttaggaattttattttattttgtattataGTTTTCGTTCGAGCGAGTGGCTTGTATTGCCACGTGGTgtgtttttttattaaaatttgcttttattatttagatacagAATATGAAAATGGATTTTTAgactaatatttatatataaatttatttagtatatataaatatattttaattatatatatatatatttatataaatatttaattaaattattattaaatttattttcatgtggatttaaatttatattacatgtatttttttttttaaaggtttTGTCATATTTTGCAGAGACTCAAAGCGTCAGAAATCTAGAGGCTATTTCCATTACGTTTGTATTGCTTCGTCTGTTCATAGGTTTAGTGTCGAAGAAGGACCTTGCATATTTATTGGATTTTTCTGTTTTGGGCTATCTCTCACATCAGGCCTTCTCTTGAACACAATGGAACTGATGCCCaacccaaaaaaagaaaaaaccctCAATTGCAAAGTGAGCAGGGCTTTCATAACTTCAACCAGGCAACATTTGAAATAGGGATGATACGGATAGATTTTTGTGAATACTTGATCTGATTAAATCTTAATAAAACGGATTTAGATATTATATAATCAAGTTCAGAATGAATTCaggtttgaaaaataatattcatGACGGGTTTAGGTTAGGTTTGAGTTTTATACATTGGGTATCTGTTACTCGaacccgtttatataaatatttaattaaatataaaatatatatttttataataatatttataaatttttatatattttattttatataaaatagaatttaaatattttatgaaattattaaaattttaaaatataaattattaatgaaaataattttttatacaaaatattaattaaaatatataaaattaaacaggtTCGGATTTTCTTCGGATAATAATAATCGAATTTGGGACGGGTTTGAGTAGTggagaataaattttaaacaaGTTTgggttttgataatattaattgaATTTGAGTTCGAGTAGGGTGATTTTCGCGGGTATCCTACCCATTATCATCTCTAATTTGAAACCATGCTTCTAGATTATTTGGGAGATTTTCTCGTATTGAAATGTACTAGTTCATACACTATCACGTATATACCACCTACTACGTATATCTATCTTTAAAAGGGTTAATTATTAGACAtattaagataattaaaaaataatattctctCTCATAAAAAAGTGGACCCTCTCTATAATATAaaaaatgaatttcatatgattatgaaaaaatgaatttcatatgaTTATGAGTAATGATACATATAAACTGGATACACCTAATAATTTCTCCTATAAAAGGCCTTACTATAAAGAATGATGCACCTAATCACTGTAAATAGAAATTAACACTAATGAATCAATTTATTGCTAAGAAGTTTTTtcttttgataaaaaattaaaagaatggGCATTCAAACCTGTCTTTCTTGGGTGAGTAATATACATTTAGTGATCGGATCCTTTGTTGTTAAAGAATAAATTCGTACTAAAATTTTTTTGCGTGTTCTAATAATCCATAAGAATACAATATTTCAGTTTATTGACAAATTTTCTCAAAATTCCCTTCAGATTTTGTGCAAGAAAtcacaaaaataataaaagggGTAGGTGAACTCACCATAATAACAAATCCAAAATGCAATATTGAAATTTCAGAGGCACCCCCTTATGCTTTTCAagttttcataataataataataataataataataataataataataataatttattatatttttcttcGAATTATCTGTACGCTTCCTTAGGCTGTGGTAGTAATGGCATTGGTAATATTCCTTGCTAACCCCCCCAACCGTGGTTTGCAAATTGCATGCAATGCCGTTGTAAGAATACGCCCAGGTAGTTGCAGTAGGTTTGAATGACTAAACGGTTAGTTCATCCAACAATCCTGACCTCTCTGTCTCAGGCAATATTGTCTTACTGGTGCGACCTTTTCTAGCCCACAAGTTTATTAATTCAGTGCTTTTCACATGTGTTTAAAATACATACTCAAAATCTTTCTCACACACATTGCTTGGAAATTGAAAGGCGTTGGGAAAGAAGATTAACAACTCCTTTTGTTTCGAACATGAAGCTGGTGCCTTCATGGATATTGATTCTGGCCATGCTAGGGGTTGCTATTGATGGATGCCAATGCAAGATTGTGCAGTTTATTTTCGGAGATTCGCTTTCTGATGTTGGTAACAACAAGTACCTCGCTAGGAGTCTTGCTCAGGCTAGCCTGCCTTGGTATGGTATAGATTTTGGCAATGGACTGCCTAATGGGAGGTTCACTAATGGCCGCACTGTTGCTGATATAATAGGTAATACTGTCAAAATTGTTTCGAGTTATAGCCTGCCCTTTTTTTTCAATCTTTTTAACCGATCTATGATCTTCTCCTGGCAAATCCTTACTTTTTATTCGTGCATGCAGGTGACAACACTGCTCTGCCAAGGCCGCCTGCTTTTCTTGGTCCATCTTTAACAGAAGATGTGATATTGGAGAATGGTGTAAATTATGCCTCTGGAGGTGGTGGCATTTTGAATGAAACTGGTGGCTACTTTGTAAGTTATTTATAAATTCTGCGAACATGATTTAACCTCATTCCTCGATTTACCCTTCTGAGGACGTAGCCAAACACTTGCACTAACACTGAAATATTCCATAACTACTGTTGCAGATTCAAAGGTTTTGTCTCAACAAGCAAATTGAGTTATTTCAAGGAACGCAACAGCTGATCAAAAACAAAATTGGCCAAGAAGCAGCACAGGAGTTCTTCCAAGAAGCTCGATATGTGGTTGCTTTAGGGAGCAATGACTTCATTAACAATTACTTAATGCCAGTTTACAGCGACTCATGGAAGTACAATGATCAGACCTTCATTGGCTATCTGATGGAAACACTTGAAGCACAACTGAAGGTGATTAATTTAGATTGATTATAAAGActacaataattaattaatcttttcaATTTAAGCCGTGAAGGTTTCTAATGAGAGTGTTATTTGTAAAGACATTACATAGCTTAGGGGCAAGACAGCTGATGGTATTTGGGCTAGGACCAATGGGCTGTATTCCACTCCAAAGGGTTCTGAGTACATCTGGGAGCTGTCAAGACCGAACAAACAAGCTAGCTATTGGCTTTAATCAAGCTACAAGCAAGTTAATAGGTAGTTTAACCACCAAGCTTGCTAATGCAAGCTTCAAATTTGGAGATGCTTACGATGTTGTTAATGACGTGATCACCAATCCAACCAAATATGGTGAGCAATATGGTGACCTTCACCTTGCAAATGTTTCAATTGAGTCAATTCCAATTTTGGTTGATTTCCCCTGAATTTAAATCATTGCTTCTGTAAATTGCAGGATTCGAAAACTCAGACTCACCATGTTGCTCGTTTGGAAGAATACGACCAGCTCTCACGTGCGTTCCAGCATCAACATTGTGCAAGGATAGAAGCAAGTATGTGTTTTGGGATGAATACCATCCATCAGATAGTGCAAATGAGTTGATTGCAAATGAGCTCATCAAGAAATTTGGATTTTTACGTGTTAATGATACAGATGGTCCTTCCCCTGCACCAGCCGTTGCTCCATCTCCACAGGGATAGCATATTGATTCCACCTAGCTTATCTCTGTTCcagtaaaaaaaaatttcatatgaagttCAATGTCCTCCTTTCCTTTTGTAATTCTTACTAGGAATCAGGTCAGTGCAAAGAATTACAAAATTTTAAGATAAATAATAATTCCAATATATGTTTATTTTTAAATAAcaaaatatttgaattttatcaattttataattttttacataaaatataaatttcttttaagtccagattaattttaaatataactatttatttaccatTAAAAAGTTTAATATAGGATACCCAACCGAAGTGATGAACATGCACTATATCTCATGTATTGATCAAGCATTTGATATGCAGAATAAAATTGACAGTCTGATAGAGCCTCACTTTGCACGTCCAATGCTTAAATGAGACTAACTTTCCATcaatcataaaataaaaatagagcGATACCCTAATCAATACACTAAAAAGCAAAAAGAAAAAAGCTAAAATAGAACTTTTGTCTTTAATTTGCAAAACTAACATTTTATTTTCATTGCTGGCTCATATCTTGCTTGTAGTCTCCATAGTTATATGACATTTGAAGTTCCACAATACTACAATGCCATATTTTAATCTTAGATACGCTTAAATATTTAATGAGATTTATGTGATTTCAATCCAACTCCCTATTCATAGTTGTCCATTTGTACAAAAAAGAGGAAACACCCAAAAAAGGACCTTGTTCAATGGAAAACAATAAGATAGAATGTAAGGCAGTGAATGTGCCTACCAACTCACTAATCCACCTTCTCCAATTGAACACAAGGCACATTTAAATTTGCCTTTCAGATACTTCAAAGCCATTCTTGCTAGTGGTTTACCTAACAACGTGTTTCTGAAAAGAACCCTTGAGGTCAATTACAATGGATTTTCAATAAACTTGGTTGCTTGTTTAACACAGTACCATGGAAAGcaacttcaattttcttttcttctttcctttgcctttggccACCAACACAAGGCAAAGCTACATTGCAAAGACGACTTTGAAGGGTACTCAAGGTTCAAGAATTATGGTGGTCTAGTCGCAAGCTAGACTCCTCCTCCCTTTCCTTTGTAAACCAAAAACAGCCAAGGGAAATTCACCCCACAGGCCACAGGCATCCTCGAGGAGCAAATGAATGACTTCTGGAAGATACGAGAGCTGGTCTTTTTGTATTTGTATTTAGTGATGCTCAAGAATTCTAAATTGTGAACAAGTCTTCAATGTCATCATGGATGGTCAAGatttatttcttatatatatTTCATAATCTTAATTATATCTATCTCAGAAATGCAAATAGTTTGGTATGGTTTGTCAAATACCCTGCTCTATTACTTGGGAGGAGTTTATTCCCTCTCATCTTTCCATCAAAATCAAGAGTAACTTTAACTTGCATCTTAATCATGATTTAAGAAGGATTTTTCAAAACAAATATTAGAATATAGATCTCAAAGGTTATCTACATTCACTGAAGCTTAAAACAGCCCCTGCTATGGAATTCCATGCAT
Above is a genomic segment from Hevea brasiliensis isolate MT/VB/25A 57/8 chromosome 17, ASM3005281v1, whole genome shotgun sequence containing:
- the LOC110666202 gene encoding GDSL esterase/lipase At1g74460-like translates to MKLVPSWILILAMLGVAIDGCQCKIVQFIFGDSLSDVGNNKYLARSLAQASLPWYGIDFGNGLPNGRFTNGRTVADIIGDNTALPRPPAFLGPSLTEDVILENGVNYASGGGGILNETGGYFIQRFCLNKQIELFQGTQQLIKNKIGQEAAQEFFQEARYVVALGSNDFINNYLMPVYSDSWKYNDQTFIGYLMETLEAQLKTLHSLGARQLMVFGLGPMGCIPLQRVLSTSGSCQDRTNKLAIGFNQATSKLIGSLTTKLANASFKFGDAYDVVNDVITNPTKYGFENSDSPCCSFGRIRPALTCVPASTLCKDRSKYVFWDEYHPSDSANELIANELIKKFGFLRVNDTDGPSPAPAVAPSPQG